The following are encoded in a window of Neomicrococcus lactis genomic DNA:
- a CDS encoding ComEA family DNA-binding protein: protein MTVSVQGSVKHPGLYTVASGERWGMVLTKAGGVLKDADIRSINLAEQAQDGQQLYVPKVNETVAPAAAPTTGSPAHVPGAPAAADATVGATRQVTSTVVNINLATAAELEALPGVGPALSQRIVEFREQNGPFKSAAELDAVSGIGPAMLKKLEGLIGF, encoded by the coding sequence GTGACGGTTTCTGTTCAAGGATCGGTGAAACATCCAGGCCTCTATACAGTTGCGAGTGGAGAACGCTGGGGAATGGTGCTCACAAAAGCAGGCGGTGTTCTCAAAGATGCAGACATCCGATCCATCAACCTTGCCGAGCAGGCACAAGATGGCCAGCAGCTCTACGTTCCCAAGGTCAACGAGACCGTTGCACCCGCTGCTGCGCCCACTACGGGATCGCCCGCCCATGTACCAGGCGCACCAGCGGCTGCGGATGCTACTGTCGGCGCCACTCGTCAGGTGACGTCGACGGTAGTCAACATCAATCTTGCTACTGCAGCAGAGCTGGAAGCCTTGCCCGGCGTGGGTCCCGCGTTATCCCAACGCATTGTCGAGTTCAGAGAACAAAATGGCCCGTTCAAATCAGCTGCTGAACTCGATGCCGTCTCTGGCATCGGCCCCGCGATGCTGAAGAAGCTCGAAGGCCTCATCGGTTTCTGA